The Sulfurihydrogenibium azorense Az-Fu1 genome contains the following window.
GAACGTTTAAACCTGTGAAAGAAGAGGATATTACAAAACATAAGATGCACGAAGAGTTTTACAGCATACCCAAAGAATCTTTAGACCTTATAGAGAAAACAAAAGAATCAGGAAAGTCTGTTATAGCAGTAGGAACAACTGTTGTAAGAACCCTTGAAAGTTTTGTCCTTACAGGTAAAACCGAAGGTTTTACAGACATTTTCATCTATCCACCTTTTGAGTTTAAGATAGTAGATAAACTTATAACAAACTTCCATCTTCCAAAGTCCACTCTCCTTATGCTTGTATCTGCCTTTGCTTCAAAAGATTTCATACTCAAAGCCTACAACGAAGCTGTAAAACAAAAATACAGATTCTTCAGTTATGGTGATGCTATGTTTATAATATAAAAATGTTTTTTTATGTTAGAATATTTTTTGTATAGCTTGGGGATATTAGGATGAGAAAAATGCCATATAAACTTTTAGAAAGGTTTAAAGAGAGGGTAAGAAAAGAGGTTTGGGAGGAGAAGATAAAAGATTTTCACCCAAAAATCCCAGATATAATTTCTGAGATTGAAACGTTTTACGATAGAAGTATTTCAATATCTATTTTAACAGAAGATGATAAGTTGTATTTAAAAAGATTTGTTAAAAGGTATATAAAGAACTACTTACTTAAATATCCAGATGAGAAGTATGTACTTAATCTTTACAACGCAGGAAAAAGGTTGTTTTTAAAAGGTTATACAGATGAGATACTATTGGAAGTTTACAAGATAGTTTATAAATCAGTAGAAAAAGATTCTCTTTTAAAAGAGAAGATAAACTTTGATTTTTTAGTTGTGCTGAGACCTTATATGAACTACTCTTTAGACGAAGAAAAGAAGCTGCTAAAAGACAGTAATGTGGAGATGGTATTATCTCTTCAAGAAGCTGCAAAAATACATATAAAAAATAGAAATAAATTCTTAAAGGCTGTTGCAGACGGTGATACCGATGTGTTATCCAATCTTCCAGATTATAAAATCTGTGAATTTACAAAATGGCTTGAAGAACACGGTCAAAAGTATATTGATGAAAAATCCTATGAAGAGGTTTGGCATTTTCATAAGTTGTTCCATGAAAAGTTTGAAAAAATTAAACATATTTACTCTAAAAATAAAGAGAATAACAGTTTAGCAGTGTATCTCCTTTTAAAAGACATAGAAAACGCTTCTTTAAAACTTCTATTTATCTTAAATAGGATATCTTTAGACAACGTATCAAAAATAGCTTTAAAAGATTCTTTGACAGGATTTTTTAATAGACATATGTTAGATGTATTACTATCAAAAGAGACTAGCAGGAGTAAAAGACACGGCTACAAAATATCCATACTTATGATGGATTTAGATAACTTTAAGAATATAAACGATATTTACGGTCATTTAGTTGGAGATGAGGTTTTAATGCACTTTTCAAGGATAGTTAAAAATAATCTAAGGGAATCTGACTATCCTTTTAGATACGGTGGCGAAGAATTTTTAATCCTTTTACCTCATACTGACGAAGAAGGAGCTTTAGTCGTTGCAGAGAGAATAAGAAAATCTGTAGAAAGTTATAAATTCCCTGTTATTGAAAGAATTACTGTCAGTTGTGGTGTTAGAGAGATAAAAAATTTAGACAATCCTTACATTGACATTGAAGAAGCAGATAGATATCTTTATATAGCAAAAAAAACTGGAAAAAATAGGTGCGTATATGGAAGTACTGCTTTCACCGGCAAAAGTTAATATAGGTCTATGGATAGTAGAAAAAAGGGATGATGGATACCATAACATATTTTCTTTTTTTCACACAATAGATTTATACGACAGGATATACATAAAACCCTCACACACTCTAACTGTAAAAAGTTCTACATTAGACCCTGATTTACAGGAAGAAAAGAACATAGTTTATAAAACAGTTACTTTATTTGAAAAGACTACCGGAATAGACCAAAACTGGGAGATTTTTATAGAAAAAAATATTCCAGTAGGTGGTGGGCTTGGTGGTGGTAGTTCTAACGCAGCTGTAGTTTTACAGTTTTTAAACAGTTTCTATAAAAATCCTCTTTCAGAAAAAGACCTTTTTGACCTATCAGTTAAAATAGGGGCTGATGCTCCATTTTTCCTTAAAGGTGGTTTTGCTCTGGCTCAAGGGATAGGAGAGAAGCTAACATTCTTTGACCAAAGACTTAATGATGAATTGTTTTTAATCTACCCTAATATTAAATCAAACACAGGTGAAGTTTACTCAAAAGTTGATAAAAATATGTTGACAAACAAAGATGATTTGAATATAATATTAAATCTGATAACTGAATACGGTACTAAAAAGATTTTTGAAGTTGCAGAAAATAAGTTAGGTGAAATAGCTAAAAAGATATACCCTGAAATTGAGGAAGTTTACAACTTCTTAGAGTATTTAGGTTATAAGCCTTTTATAACGGGAAGTGGTAGCACAGTTTACTGTGTAGGTAGCCCTTCAAAAGAAGTAGAGACTGCCTGTAAAGTTAGAAATTGGAAATTGATTAAAACAAGATTCAAATAAACACTGGGGAGTAGTTCAGCTGGCAGAACACCGGTCTTTGGAACCGGGTGTCGGAGGTTCGAGTCCTCCCTCCCCAGCTAACAACTTACACCTTCCGGAGGAACTCATTGAGTAAAGTCTTAAAATTAATCAGTGGAAATGCAAACAAATCTCTAGCCAAAGAAATTTCCGACTATTTAGAAACTCCTTTAGTTGATGTTCTTTTAACAAAGTTTAGTGATGGAGAAATTAGAGTTCAAATAAATGAAAATGTTAGAGGAGCTGATGTTTTCGTTATTCAAAGTCTAACACATCCTGTAAACGACCATATTATGGAACTTCTTCTTTTATTAGATGCATTGAAAAGGTCTTCAACTCATAGAATAACAGCTGTTATCCCATACTTTGCCTACGCAAGACAAGATAGAAAAGATAAACCAAGGGTTCCTATAAGTGCAAAACTTTTAGCAGATATAATTCAAAAAGCAGGAGCTGACAGAGTATTAACTGTCGATCTCCACTCTGCTCAGATACAAGGATTTTTTGACTGTCCTGTAGATAACATATACGCTCTTCCTGTTATTTACGAGTACTTAAAAGCAAAAAATATAGAAGATTTAGTTATTGTGTCTCCTGATGCAGGTGGAGTAGAAAGGGCAAGGATGCTCCAAAATAGACTTGGTGGTAATCTTGCTATTATTTATAAGAAGAGACCTGCTCCCAATGTTGTTGAGACCTTAGACGTTATAGGTAATGTTGAAGGGAAGAATGCAGTTATAATAGACGATATAATAGATACCGCAGGAACTATAGTGGCAGCTGCTGATATGTTAAAGTCAAAAGGTGCCAAGTCTGTTATTGCAGCCTGCACCCATCCAGTATTCTCTGGACCTGCTATAGAGAGACTTAAAAACTCAGCAATAGAAGAAGTGATAGCAACAAACACAATACCCCTAGAAGGAAAGGAGTTTGATAAATTAACTGTTTTATCTGTAGCAGAGTTGATAGGAGAAGCTATAAAACGTATAAACATTGAAAGTTCTGTAAGCTCACTGTTTATTTAGGGTAAAAAAATGAAGCTGGCAATACTAGATGCAAAAACTTTAGGGGACGATATAGATTTAAATATTTTTAGAGATTTTGGATATATTGAAATATACCCTATCACAAAAACAAAAGAAGAGACCATTGAAAGGGTGAAAGATAAAAACATAATCATTACAAACAAAGTTATTATAGATAAAGATGTTATGGATAACGCCCCTTATTTAAAGCTAATCTGTGTTGCTGCTACAGGTTATAACAATGTAGATATAAATTACGCTAAACAAAAAGGTATAGCAGTTACAAACGTAGCTGGGTACTCTACAAACAGTGTAGTTCAACACACTTTTGCTATGTTATTTTATCTTCTTGAAAACTTAAGGTACTACGATGATTACGTAAAATCTGGTGAGTACTCAAAAAGTCCTATTTTTACCCATTTAGATAGACCTTTCTGGGAGTTAAACGGAAAGACTTGGGGAGTAATAGGACTTGGGACAATAGGTAAAAAAGTAGCCCAAGTGGCAGAAAGTTTTGGATGTGATGTAATATACTACTCAACATCTGGGAAAAATTTAGACCAAACCTACCCTCATAAAGGGTTAGATGAACTTCTTTCCATATCTGATATTGTTTCAATCCACGCACCTCTTAACGAATACACAAAAAATCTTATAACATACGATAAAATAAAACTTATGAAAAAAACAGCTATACTCCTTAACCTTGGAAGAGGTGGTATAGTTAACGAAAGAGACTTGGCAAAGGCTTTAGACGAAGGTTTAATAGCAGCTGCCGGATTAGACGTTTTAGAGAAAGAACCAATAGACCCAGACAACCCATTACTTTTTATAAAAAACAAAGACAGACTTTTAATAACACCTCATATAGCTTGGACAAGTATAGAAGCAAGACAAACCCTTGTAAAAGAGATATACCTAAATATAGAAGCCTTTATCCGTGGTAAACAGAGGAACAGAGTTTGCTAAGAGACCCTATTCTTGATGGACTAAACGATAGACAAAAAGAAGCTGTTTTACACTTTGAAAGTCCATTACTCGTTCTGGCAGGAGCTGGTTCAGGAAAAACAAAAGTTATAACTCATAAAATAATGTATCTTGTCAAATCCTTAGGTATTCCTATTCACAGAATTCTTGCCATTACTTTTACAAATAAAGCCGCAGAAGAGATGAAAGAGAGGGTAGAAAAAGCCCTCGGAGAAAGGCCTCAGTGGGTAATGACTTTTCACAGTTTTGCAGCAAAATTTTTACGATTTGAAGCTGAAAAGGTTGGATACGATAGAAACTTTGTTATATACGATGAAGATGACAGTAAAAAGTTAATCAAAAAAGTTTTAAAAGATTTAAACTTAAACGAAGAGTTAATTAAACCTGACAAAGTAAAAGATTACATATCTAAGATAAAACAAGAAGACAATCCAGAAGAGTATTTGGATTTACTATCTTTCTCTGTACCTCACATAAGGAATATTTACGAAAAATATGAAGAAGATCTAAAAAACAGCAACGCTTTTGATTTTGATGATTTACTTGTAAAGTCTGTAAAGATACTGAAAAACAATCCAGAGATACTTCAAAGATGGCAAAACAAATTTGATTATATCCTTGTAGATGAGTACCAAGACACAAACAAAGTTCAACATCAACTTTTAAAACTTTTAGTTGGCAGTAGAAACACTATAACTGTTGTAGGAGACCCGGCCCAGTGTATATACACATGGAGAGGAGCCCATCCTGAAAACATATTAGATTTTGAAAAAGACTTTCCTGGTACAAAGATAATAAAACTTGAAAGAAACTACAGAAGTACAAAAAAGATATTAGATGCAGCTAACGCTGTAATATCCAAGTCAAAAGGAAAGTGGAAATCAAAACTTTTAACCCTCTGGACAGAAAAAGAGGAAGGAGAGGAGATAAGATTAGTTGCCCTATCTAACGAAAAAGAAGAAGCCTCTTTTATTGCAAGAAAGATAAAGGAGCTGTCTTCTGCTACCGATTACAAAGATTTTGCAATCTTGGTAAGAATGTCTTTCTTAACAAGGAACTTAGAAGAAGCTATGATGCTAAACTCGATACCTTACCAGATAGTTGGTGGTCTTAAATTCTACGAAAGAGCAGAAGTTAAAGATATACTATCTTACTTAAGGCTGGCTTTAAACCCAAAGGACTATGCAAGTTTTGAAAGGTCTTTAACAACACCACCAAGAGGTATTGGAGAAAAAGGATTAGAAGTTATAAAATCAAACTTTGTAGATAACTGGATAGAAGCTCTGAAAAAAAGTCTTCCACATTTTAATCAAAAGGTAAAAAGTAGTATAAAAGAGTATTTAGATTTAATGGATTATGTAATAGAAAATGCAAATCTAAACCCTTCTAAAGTTGTTAAACATATCTTTGAGAAGATAAAATACGAAGAGTACTTACAGAAAGAGTATAGCAAAGACTGGGAAGATAGAGTGGCCAACATAAACGAGCTTATAGTAGCCCTTGAAGAGATTGAAAAGTCTGGAAAGACCTTAACAGAGTTTTTAGAAGAGAGCTCCCTATCCCAAGCTCAAGATAACCTTGAAGATACAAA
Protein-coding sequences here:
- a CDS encoding sensor domain-containing diguanylate cyclase, which codes for MRKMPYKLLERFKERVRKEVWEEKIKDFHPKIPDIISEIETFYDRSISISILTEDDKLYLKRFVKRYIKNYLLKYPDEKYVLNLYNAGKRLFLKGYTDEILLEVYKIVYKSVEKDSLLKEKINFDFLVVLRPYMNYSLDEEKKLLKDSNVEMVLSLQEAAKIHIKNRNKFLKAVADGDTDVLSNLPDYKICEFTKWLEEHGQKYIDEKSYEEVWHFHKLFHEKFEKIKHIYSKNKENNSLAVYLLLKDIENASLKLLFILNRISLDNVSKIALKDSLTGFFNRHMLDVLLSKETSRSKRHGYKISILMMDLDNFKNINDIYGHLVGDEVLMHFSRIVKNNLRESDYPFRYGGEEFLILLPHTDEEGALVVAERIRKSVESYKFPVIERITVSCGVREIKNLDNPYIDIEEADRYLYIAKKTGKNRCVYGSTAFTGKS
- a CDS encoding 4-(cytidine 5'-diphospho)-2-C-methyl-D-erythritol kinase, with protein sequence MEVLLSPAKVNIGLWIVEKRDDGYHNIFSFFHTIDLYDRIYIKPSHTLTVKSSTLDPDLQEEKNIVYKTVTLFEKTTGIDQNWEIFIEKNIPVGGGLGGGSSNAAVVLQFLNSFYKNPLSEKDLFDLSVKIGADAPFFLKGGFALAQGIGEKLTFFDQRLNDELFLIYPNIKSNTGEVYSKVDKNMLTNKDDLNIILNLITEYGTKKIFEVAENKLGEIAKKIYPEIEEVYNFLEYLGYKPFITGSGSTVYCVGSPSKEVETACKVRNWKLIKTRFK
- a CDS encoding ribose-phosphate diphosphokinase; this encodes MSKVLKLISGNANKSLAKEISDYLETPLVDVLLTKFSDGEIRVQINENVRGADVFVIQSLTHPVNDHIMELLLLLDALKRSSTHRITAVIPYFAYARQDRKDKPRVPISAKLLADIIQKAGADRVLTVDLHSAQIQGFFDCPVDNIYALPVIYEYLKAKNIEDLVIVSPDAGGVERARMLQNRLGGNLAIIYKKRPAPNVVETLDVIGNVEGKNAVIIDDIIDTAGTIVAAADMLKSKGAKSVIAACTHPVFSGPAIERLKNSAIEEVIATNTIPLEGKEFDKLTVLSVAELIGEAIKRINIESSVSSLFI
- a CDS encoding D-2-hydroxyacid dehydrogenase, translating into MKLAILDAKTLGDDIDLNIFRDFGYIEIYPITKTKEETIERVKDKNIIITNKVIIDKDVMDNAPYLKLICVAATGYNNVDINYAKQKGIAVTNVAGYSTNSVVQHTFAMLFYLLENLRYYDDYVKSGEYSKSPIFTHLDRPFWELNGKTWGVIGLGTIGKKVAQVAESFGCDVIYYSTSGKNLDQTYPHKGLDELLSISDIVSIHAPLNEYTKNLITYDKIKLMKKTAILLNLGRGGIVNERDLAKALDEGLIAAAGLDVLEKEPIDPDNPLLFIKNKDRLLITPHIAWTSIEARQTLVKEIYLNIEAFIRGKQRNRVC
- a CDS encoding ATP-dependent helicase → MLRDPILDGLNDRQKEAVLHFESPLLVLAGAGSGKTKVITHKIMYLVKSLGIPIHRILAITFTNKAAEEMKERVEKALGERPQWVMTFHSFAAKFLRFEAEKVGYDRNFVIYDEDDSKKLIKKVLKDLNLNEELIKPDKVKDYISKIKQEDNPEEYLDLLSFSVPHIRNIYEKYEEDLKNSNAFDFDDLLVKSVKILKNNPEILQRWQNKFDYILVDEYQDTNKVQHQLLKLLVGSRNTITVVGDPAQCIYTWRGAHPENILDFEKDFPGTKIIKLERNYRSTKKILDAANAVISKSKGKWKSKLLTLWTEKEEGEEIRLVALSNEKEEASFIARKIKELSSATDYKDFAILVRMSFLTRNLEEAMMLNSIPYQIVGGLKFYERAEVKDILSYLRLALNPKDYASFERSLTTPPRGIGEKGLEVIKSNFVDNWIEALKKSLPHFNQKVKSSIKEYLDLMDYVIENANLNPSKVVKHIFEKIKYEEYLQKEYSKDWEDRVANINELIVALEEIEKSGKTLTEFLEESSLSQAQDNLEDTNKVKIMTVHAAKGLEFNTVFVAGLEDGIFPSGRSFDDPTQLEEERRLFYVAITRAKERLFLTYAKERKSFGNKSVPTKLSQFLKDIKEHVKSQSTSKSASPQHTAVKYKTNKPSDGEIEAGMLVKHQVFGKGVVKSVIGKNAKVLFEKHGEKTIHIDFLEKV